In Poecile atricapillus isolate bPoeAtr1 chromosome W, bPoeAtr1.hap1, whole genome shotgun sequence, one DNA window encodes the following:
- the LOC131591639 gene encoding 5'-AMP-activated protein kinase catalytic subunit alpha-1-like isoform X5 — MSRLGPRLKMAAAAADKQKHEHGRVKIGHYILGDTLGVGTFGKVKVGKHELTGHKVAVKILNRQKIRSLDVVGKIRREIQNLKLFRHPHIIKLYQVISTPTDIFMVMEYVSGGELFDYICKNGRLDEKESRRLFQQILSGVDYCHRHMVVHRDLKPENVLLDAHMNAKIADFGLSNMMSDGEFLRTSCGSPNYAAPEVISGRLYAGPEVDIWSSGVILYALLCGTLPFDDDHVPTLFKKICDGIFYTPQYLNPSVSSLLKHMLQVDPMKRATIRNIRL, encoded by the exons ATGAGCAGGCTCGGCCCTAGGCTCAAGatggcggcagcagcggcagatAAACAGAAGCACGAGCACGGACGGGTGAAGATTGGGCATTATATCTTGGGCGACACGCTCGGTGTCGGTACCTTTGGCAAAGTCAAAG TTGGTAAACATGAATTAACTGGGCATAAAGTTGCAGTGAAGATCCTAAATCGACAGAAGATTCGCAGCCTTGATGTTGTAGGAAAAATCCGCAGGGAGATCCAGAACCTCAAACTCTTCAGGCATCCTCATATAATTAAACT GTACCAGGTCATCAGTACACCAACTGACATTTTCATGGTGATGGAATATGTTTCAGGAGGAGAACTGTTTGATTATATCTGTAAAAATGGAAGG CTTGATGAAAAAGAAAGTAGACGTCTGTTCCAGCAAATCCTTTCTGGTGTGGATTATTGTCACAGGCATATGGTAGTACATAGAGATCTGAAGCCTGAAAATGTGCTGCTTGATGCACACATGAATGCCAAGATAGCTGATTTTG GTCTATCAAATATGATGTCAGATGGAGAATTTTTAAGAACAAGCTGTGGTTCCCCTAACTATGCTGCACCAGAAGTAATTTCAGGAAG ATTATATGCAGGTCCAGAAGTAGATATTTGGAGCAGTGGAGTTATTCTCTATGCTTTGTTATGTGGAACACTTCCATTTGATGATGATCACGTGCCAACCCTTTTTAAGAAGATATGTGATGGTATCTTTTATACCCCTCAATACCTGAATCCATCTGTATCTAGTCTTCTGAAACACATGCTGCAAGTAGATCCAATGAAGAGAGCAACAATCAGAAACATTAG GTTGTAA